Genomic DNA from Triticum dicoccoides isolate Atlit2015 ecotype Zavitan chromosome 4B, WEW_v2.0, whole genome shotgun sequence:
CCGATCTGTGGTGCGCCTGGCCGACACGTTATAATCTGGCCGTGCTTGGTCGCGAGGCTGGGCACGACCGCACAAGTGCCAACACGGCACGAcccgtttatttttatttttatacaGCCCAATAGGCCTAATATAGGTCCAAAACCTCCCGAATAGGCTGAATTTTACGTTGGTGGCATGTCAAACGGCCCGTGTCCGTGTCTGGGCTAGGGAGGGCAGCCCGTGTGCCGGCCCGGCATGGCCTGTCGTGTACTTGCCGTGCCTGGCCGCGCCCGTATAACCCTGGCCGTGCCGGGCCGGGCCATTTGGCCATACGAGTTCGGCTATATGGATGGATGCTCTCCCCCTAAAAAAGAGAGGCTATATGGATGCTCTGAAAGCTGTAGCTTCCCCCGGCATCCCCAGTAGTGGCGTGGTGGGGTTCATCGGCGAACATCCCCCAACGGAGCTCATGCTCGAAGGGGGCTTGACATGTTCAACCCCGTCTCCGGCGATTGGCTCCTCGGCCACCTCAGCCGCGTGGTCCTCGACGACGACGCcctcgcgctcctcctcctcctcctccgcctcgacaAGACTCTCTCCAGCCTCTCGCTCCACCTCCTCGCACACTCCTGCAGGTTTGCCTTTTTTTTTTTCTTACAATCTTCCTAGGGTAGAGGTTCATCTGTCTGGCTTCCTTTTCCCTCGCAGAAAGAAAAACGGCAGATCGTCTTAGATTAGATTGATTTGAGCAGGAGCAACAAGATCCTTTTTGGGACAATCCTTGGTCTTAATTTAGATAATTAGGCTCCTCAATTTCGCTGTAGGGTGTTATGACATTCGTCTTCTTTTCTGGAAGAGCGCAACACTGATCATGGATCAGGACTGAACATGGAATTTTTAGACAACAGATTTTTTGTGGTAGATTCTTGTTTAACACGAGTTAGgaatgtgttcttaatgtttgtctGTCAGAAAAATTCAGTTATACGTCAGCTGACTTCTACAACACCACTTCTTATTGCGATAAAAAAAATAAGGAGGGACTGAGCTTTCTCCAATTCTCAAATTCATGTGAATGCCAACAGATACAATCCCATTTATTCTAAAAAAGGAAAAGGTTAATAGGACAGCAAAAGCTAATTTCAGGTTTGATGTCTTTTGCTCCTGTATACACTATATTGGCAATCAAGCCAGCAAATCAAAAGGAGAGAAAGGAAATGTGTGACCAAAGGAGTCAAGCAAAAGCACACCGAGTAAATCACCAACGTTGAAGTTTCAGTATCTGTTTTTTGAGCTGGACTAAGTCTGATAACTCTTCTTGTAATCAGCACTGGGGAAGATCTTTGGGTGGTGGAATTAGAGTCTCACTAGGTCCTTTCCCATTGTCCACGACAAAGACCATCTTGAGTCCCCATGACGTGTGCACCTCGAAATGGCAATGCATAAACCACACACCTGGaatagaacaacaacatatcaatCAACTCCTTTTAGGAAGCAGTAGGGTATTATTATCTGAAGAAATGTAGGATTGAAATCTCTACCTGGGTTGTCTGCCCTGAATCTGATTGCTGTCCAGCCTCCAGTAGGGACTCCAATGGTGTTTCTCTCAACGGGGTCGATGAGGTTAAATGTGGAAGGGGAGGTTTTGGGGTTGTAATTCCCAACTCCCCGCCCAACGACAAAAAAGTTaaatccatgcagatggatcgggtGGCTTTCTGTTGATATGATCCCTGTATCCTGGAGTATGACTTGCACTGAAGCATTATATGGCAGCCTATAAACCCTGGTTCCTTTCATGGTTTGAAGGTTTTTGGGGCCGCTTCctgtgtagttgaacttgtgtggtggTGTTGCTGGGAAGTCTTCGGTGAAGACCCCTGGAATGCTGTAGTAACGGGCTTGGAGAATTGGGGTGGATGGCATAACGAATGTCGAATTGTTGATTGTGCCCACCACTCTGGTCCCGTTAATGCAGTTTGCGCATGGATTGACACCCACACCAATGGTAAAGAAAAGCGAGTGGTCTACTGTCTGTGGCACATTGGCTGGGTACTCCTTCGAGTTGAGGCTCCGGAGCGACTCAGAGAATTTTGATGCAATGGGGGTGGCATTCTGTGGTGGTGGCTTGACGAGAGTGAGGCGTGCTGTGGCAGAGACAGTGTTAACATAGTGCAAGGTAGCAGTGCCGGTTTTGTTGTCAACTTGTAGTGGAGCATCCAGGAAGGGAGAGACTGAGAAAAGGTAACGGCCAGCACTTTGGTCAGCAGTGACGAGGACGTTGGTGGTCTGGCCTGGAGTGATGAGCAGGATATCGGTTTTATATGGCTTGGTATAGACTGCATCAACCTCAACCACAGTTAGTCCGTGCCCGGCAATCTTGAAGAATAGGTCGTCATTCAGACCAGCGTTGATGATCCGGAGCATGTATGTCTTGCCATTTTCGACATCGAGATTGAATCCATCTGCATAAAACATTCATCAGGGAAGCAGTTTTTCACTCTATAATGGAAAATTATAGACTTTGCAATAACAAGATGTAGTAGCACCTTCATTCATATACCTTGGGAGGAGGCACAATCAGACATCGGACCAGGGTGGCCATTGATGGTGTGGGAATCAGATATATTGGGTCCTACTCCTAGTTGCATGGCCTGGTTGATTACACTCTCTGTATCAGCTTTCCACCATTCACCTGCAGCGCATCATCAAGCAATTTCAGTGCTGAATGGGTTATTCTCGATTAATAGCAATTATGAGGATCAATTATACATATACCTAGGACAACAACTGCCTCCTTGTGAGGAGCAGGAAAGGGGTAGGGTACTCCAAGCTTGGGCAGTATGACAATAGCACCATGGAC
This window encodes:
- the LOC119295690 gene encoding uncharacterized protein LOC119295690, which codes for MDALKAVASPGIPSSGVVGFIGEHPPTELMLEGGLTCSTPSPAIGSSATSAAWSSTTTPSRSSSSSSASTRLSPASRSTSSHTPAANEKFSCVNNMPERLRLSICVRACSCHFEVAVLCYKLQLKHGMSYQWMVTLCGT
- the LOC119295689 gene encoding laccase-22-like, which gives rise to MQPGILHCLGSQASSVVLVSSDQVALPVPGSMAMPHRLDQLVLPLMVSCFLLQALSVHAITRHYKFNVVMRNMTLLCSTKSILTVNGKFPGPTLYAREGDNVLVKVVNHVPHNVTIHWHGVRQIRTGWYDGPAYITQCPIQPGSSFLYNFTVTGQRGTLLWHAHINWLRATVHGAIVILPKLGVPYPFPAPHKEAVVVLGEWWKADTESVINQAMQLGVGPNISDSHTINGHPGPMSDCASSQDGFNLDVENGKTYMLRIINAGLNDDLFFKIAGHGLTVVEVDAVYTKPYKTDILLITPGQTTNVLVTADQSAGRYLFSVSPFLDAPLQVDNKTGTATLHYVNTVSATARLTLVKPPPQNATPIASKFSESLRSLNSKEYPANVPQTVDHSLFFTIGVGVNPCANCINGTRVVGTINNSTFVMPSTPILQARYYSIPGVFTEDFPATPPHKFNYTGSGPKNLQTMKGTRVYRLPYNASVQVILQDTGIISTESHPIHLHGFNFFVVGRGVGNYNPKTSPSTFNLIDPVERNTIGVPTGGWTAIRFRADNPGVWFMHCHFEVHTSWGLKMVFVVDNGKGPSETLIPPPKDLPQC